From a single Lolium rigidum isolate FL_2022 chromosome 7, APGP_CSIRO_Lrig_0.1, whole genome shotgun sequence genomic region:
- the LOC124669669 gene encoding uncharacterized protein LOC124669669: MEMEMQARSISDGSRMKRLNPLKMYLFIFKQKVGSLVFGKGKVIIRQPKKMFRICTRDEYGTRTLAKPRVILKSTSLWHEKELRTERWRHALGISAYDATSWAAYQENIETIDRLADTLDNALTKYKERRLQAGLFYFVPDSENVMFLASSYLHGGRNSNFLKHLWRKKRLKHEMKETTKETIALGTDLSDINRVSVVAGTLRLCDMRHLFCMLLVLSLALAIVYM; this comes from the exons atggagatggagatgcaagCTAGAAGTATTTCCGACGGCAGCAG GATGAAACGCCTGAATCCATTGAAGATGTATTTATTTATCTTCAAGCAGAAGGTTGGGTCCTTAGTTTTCGGAAAAGGCAAGGTCATCATTCGACAACCAAAGAAGATGTTCAGGATATGTACCCGTGATGAGTATGGCACCAGAACATTGGCTAAACCAAGAGTCATACTTAAATCAACATCACTGTGGCATGAAAAAGAGCTTCGTACtgagaggtggaggcatgccctgGGTATTAGTGCGTACGATGCCACTTCATGGGCGGCCTATCAGGAAAATATTGAAACCATTGATAGACTAGCTGACACGTTAGATAATGCACTTACTAAGTACAAAGAGCGACGTTTGCAAGCGGGGTTGTTTTATTTTGTCCCGGATAGTGAAAATGTGATGTTCCTAGCTAGCAGCTACCTTCACGGTGGTAGGAACAGTAATTTCTTGAAACACCTATGGAGAAAGAAGAGACTGAAGCACGAGATGAAAGAGACTACGAAAGAGACCATTGCTCTGGGGACTGATCTATCCGACATAAACCGTGTCTCAGTTGTTGCTGGGACGTTGAGATTGTGTGACATGAGGCACTTGTTTTGTATGTTACTTGTGTTGTCCTTAGCGCTGGCAATAGtatatatgtaa